The genomic stretch TTGTTTGTAGTAGGTTCCCATGGCAACACCTTATCCATAAAGTGTTGCACTTCGTTTGTGAATTTAGGGGATCCACAATTCTTCTCCCGTACTGTCATTGTGAGTTTTGCGAAGCAAGACGTGGCAATCTCCTCGGCCAATTGTCAGAAGAGATCCTTCGCTTCACTCAGGATGACGAAGAGCTGTGAGAATTGTGGATCCCCTGGTCAAGCCAGAGGATGACAAAGAGAAGATCATCGCACTCACTGCGAGCATTAGCGAAAAAGACGAATCGAAAGTTATAATATCACTTTTTTTCTGGTTTCTTTTTTTTCGGAAGTTTTTCTTTTATTCTCTAACATTTTTTCTTTAGCGCGCTTTGATCGTTTTCGTTTTTGTCGGCGAAGTTTTTCAATTTTTTGCTGCTCTTTGCTGGCTTCACCTTTCAATTGGGTGTCAAGTTTTTCACACAAAAGACGCCGTGCAAAAAAACGATTGTCGGCCTGAGAACGTGTTTTCTGATATTTGACCTGAATGCCACTGGGAAGATGATGCAGAAAAACGCACGTGGACAGCTTATTCACATTCTGTCCGCCTTTCCCCTGAGAACGAATAAATTTTTCTTCAAGCTCGGCCTCTTTTATACCAAGCTCTTCCATCCACTTTTCTAGTTCATGCTGCTTTTTGAGAGAGACCACCATAACGTGTTTTAATAGTATAATGGTCCAAGAGTGCAATGGGACAAAAGATAAAAATACTCTAACTCCCCCTACCCCCTCTTAATCTAAGAGGGGAAAAAATTGCGGTCTCAAAGCTTCTTCTCAAACTTTCCGGTCATGCGGTAATTCATGGTGAGCACGGTGAGATACGAAACTACTTCGGTGATTTGCTGATCATATTTTGGCGATGCCAACAAAGTTAATTCTTTGCAGCGTTTTTCCAAACCATGCAACAAACGACTAATCATAAAACTTGATTCGCCCGTCCAATTTGAAACAGAAGACACAATTTGTTTTCGATTTTTTCTCAAAAAACGAACCGCCAATTCACTTTCTTTGTGGCCACTTGAAAAGATTCGTTTCAAGTCTTGATCGTAAAAACCCGGAAGATCATATGCACAGCGCTTTTGCTTTCGATCATAATACGTCTTCAACTTTGAGGTCATATATTTTGCATCACATATTTTCTTTCCGCCTGTAACTTTTGGAGCAACGCCCTTCAAGTCTTTCATCAACTGGTCGACATATTCCAACTTTTTAATTGCGCCCCAACTTTTATAAGCCTCTCTCCAATCTGATTCAGGATCAAGCCATACCGCAAAGGTTTCTGCAAAATCTTCATCGGGATGATACTGCGCATACCAATCATCAAGATGACGCACAAACTGCTTGCTAAAAGGTTTTGGCTTGTATGTGTCTTCGTAAGGCAAGTTGAAATCGCCAAAAACTTCTTTCCATTTTTTACGACGCCACAAAGTAAAAGCGTAATTAAGTGCATGTCCACATTCATGACGAA from Deltaproteobacteria bacterium CG11_big_fil_rev_8_21_14_0_20_42_23 encodes the following:
- a CDS encoding peptide chain release factor-like protein, whose product is MVVSLKKQHELEKWMEELGIKEAELEEKFIRSQGKGGQNVNKLSTCVFLHHLPSGIQVKYQKTRSQADNRFFARRLLCEKLDTQLKGEASKEQQKIEKLRRQKRKRSKRAKEKMLENKRKTSEKKETRKKVIL